The Streptomyces sp. R28 region TAGTTGCGGGGATTGCGTTCGTAGCGGGGGCTGAGTCTTCGGTAGCCGGAGAGCCAGGACGTGGTCCGCTCGATGACTCAGCGGCGTCGCCCTAATCGTTCGCTGGACTCGATCCCTTTGCGGGCGATGCGTACTCCGATCCGCTTCCACCGCAGCCATCTGCGCAGGTCGGCCCGGTCATGGCTTTGTCCGCGTGCAGGCGCTGAGGCTTGAAGTACCGGCCATTGTGGGGGTCGTGTCTCGTTTGGTGGCCCTCGATCATGGGCTTGAGCCCTTCGCTGTCGTGGGTGTTGCCGGCCGAGACGCCGACGAGAAGTGGCAGTCCGTTCGCGCCCGACAGGACGTGCATCTTGGAACCCGGCTTGCCGCGGTCCACGGGGCTCGGACCTGTGTGTTCGCCCCCTTTTTTTAGCCCTGACGTGCGCGGTGTCGAGTACGACGCGGGTGACGTCGATGAGGCCGGCGTCGTCGAGCCGGTGCAGTACGGCTTCGTGGAGCCGGCCCCAGACACCGGCCCTCGACCAGATCAGGAAGCGGCGGTGAGCCGTCGACTTCGATATGCCGAAGCACGGCGGCAGTTGACGCCATGCGCAGCCGCTGACGAGCACGTAGATGATCGCCGCGAACAGTGTCTCATCAGGCGTGTCCTGCGTTCCGCCGCCCTGCGGACGCACTCGAGACGGAGGGATCAACGGCTTGGCGATCTCCCACAGCCCGTCCGGCACGATCCAGCTCCATGTTCCCCGCCCCATACCGGGTCAACGTCCGCCTCACCACGTACGACACGGTCTAAGTCGATGGTCGGCTCAGTAGGTGTTTTTCTTCTCTGGCTG contains the following coding sequences:
- a CDS encoding transposase; the protein is MHVLSGANGLPLLVGVSAGNTHDSEGLKPMIEGHQTRHDPHNGRYFKPQRLHADKAMTGPTCADGCGGSGSEYASPAKGSSPAND